From the Spartobacteria bacterium genome, one window contains:
- a CDS encoding phospholipid carrier-dependent glycosyltransferase yields the protein MKSEIKYQSVGRWFQIILVLLLCAMPQFVRYQRSGPARIMENLSIMSSQETWIRMHEGEANAWMIPSWNGRPRVNKPPMLVWLNLLVWVDLSPSTSSADQLIARSRLLAGCMALIGLLGVYGCGRCMSTHRTALLAMFVTGSSFMLTKQARFASYDIHLLAWVMLAMFWGLRAILSHRARWFDWVLCGIFWGGAMLTKGAVAYVLVGIPLLAILVFIDRKALRRYAGWGGAACLATMLLGIWYAYVFIHDHTVWTWVLREYEYAVTGPDKPFWYYAGIIGLVFPWSFAFVAAWIMPWVKANRPAHRVQWLPWVWFATLFVCLSLSSSKTQRYILPVLPVAGLLVALFIDESERKKGELSGVQFLEGLAVVHWIVLGGVCFILPVLLLLQNHQDVVRHLHQYGVPELPDMHYGAALSLLLLCVPALWAGVAWIRKGKIAASAYAAGWIMLIASTYGYYGYAVSEDNGFYPYRADAEKVATVTASAPFYYLSFVPDSERIDPFVLAPVERDPDKEFLIYFRGIIPSATVADTCEMMNAQQVFYMCARDEHGRGSHLDNLGLTFLMRFEDGGGPSWKLYRYEPAIGRGDGRRESDAE from the coding sequence ATGAAAAGCGAAATAAAATATCAATCAGTTGGTCGCTGGTTTCAGATTATTCTGGTGCTGTTGCTCTGTGCGATGCCGCAATTTGTCCGGTATCAACGGTCCGGGCCGGCACGGATTATGGAAAATCTGAGCATCATGTCCAGTCAGGAGACCTGGATTCGCATGCATGAGGGCGAAGCGAATGCGTGGATGATTCCTTCGTGGAATGGTCGTCCCAGGGTGAATAAACCGCCCATGCTTGTTTGGCTGAATTTGCTGGTCTGGGTCGATCTATCGCCTTCGACCAGTTCGGCGGATCAGCTGATTGCCCGGTCACGGCTGCTGGCGGGATGCATGGCGCTGATTGGACTGCTGGGGGTTTACGGCTGCGGCCGATGCATGAGCACGCATCGAACGGCACTGCTTGCGATGTTTGTTACGGGCAGCAGTTTTATGCTGACCAAACAGGCGCGGTTTGCATCCTATGATATTCATCTCCTGGCCTGGGTTATGCTTGCTATGTTCTGGGGGTTGCGGGCCATTCTTTCGCATCGGGCACGGTGGTTTGACTGGGTGTTATGCGGAATCTTCTGGGGCGGAGCGATGTTGACCAAGGGGGCGGTGGCGTATGTTCTTGTCGGTATTCCCCTGTTGGCGATCCTTGTTTTTATCGACCGCAAAGCCCTTCGCCGCTATGCCGGATGGGGTGGAGCGGCATGTCTTGCAACGATGCTTTTGGGGATATGGTACGCGTACGTGTTTATACATGATCATACGGTGTGGACGTGGGTATTGAGGGAATACGAATATGCCGTAACGGGGCCGGACAAACCTTTCTGGTACTATGCGGGGATCATCGGGCTGGTGTTTCCCTGGTCTTTCGCTTTTGTCGCTGCATGGATCATGCCGTGGGTTAAAGCCAATCGGCCGGCGCATCGTGTTCAGTGGCTCCCCTGGGTCTGGTTTGCCACGTTGTTTGTCTGCCTGTCGCTGTCGTCATCAAAAACGCAGCGTTATATCCTGCCTGTGCTGCCGGTGGCCGGTTTGCTTGTGGCGTTGTTTATCGATGAGTCTGAACGGAAAAAAGGGGAGTTGTCCGGCGTACAATTCCTTGAAGGGCTGGCGGTGGTTCATTGGATTGTACTGGGAGGTGTATGTTTCATTCTGCCGGTGTTGCTTTTGCTGCAGAATCATCAGGATGTGGTTCGGCATCTGCATCAATATGGCGTTCCCGAATTACCGGATATGCATTATGGCGCGGCGTTGAGTTTGCTTCTGCTGTGCGTTCCGGCTTTGTGGGCCGGGGTGGCGTGGATCAGAAAAGGAAAGATCGCTGCATCGGCATATGCTGCAGGATGGATCATGCTGATTGCGTCGACGTATGGGTATTACGGCTATGCTGTTTCAGAAGATAACGGCTTTTATCCCTATCGTGCCGACGCGGAGAAAGTGGCGACCGTGACGGCTTCCGCTCCCTTTTATTATTTGTCGTTCGTACCCGATTCCGAGCGCATCGACCCCTTTGTGTTAGCACCGGTTGAGCGGGATCCCGACAAGGAATTTCTCATTTATTTCCGGGGAATTATTCCCTCCGCCACGGTGGCTGATACCTGCGAAATGATGAATGCGCAGCAGGTCTTTTACATGTGCGCGAGAGATGAGCATGGACGGGGATCCCATCTGGATAACCTGGGATTGACGTTCCTCATGCGATTCGAGGACGGGGGAGGCCCGTCATGGAAGCTTTATCGTTATGAACCCGCCATTGGAAGAGGAGATGGACGTCGTGAAAGTGACGCAGAATAA
- a CDS encoding transporter substrate-binding domain-containing protein, whose translation MMRKSFILHRNKTTGIRKMITSGGGVIFEKKRVHKCMQSIYPKCIPLVLAIFSLSGMSVTAAALTELKAAVPAHFPPEYMLGNDGLPKGFAIDTMDAIAALAGYKMVYVVKDNWAGTQQALREGDVDLIPNMGITEQRKEYATFTDTVETFPVSIFIRANQFNIHNAENLAGHAVAVDRFNVGYALMKDRNDIDLVVVTDWREGLFKLLAGQVDALIYPHPVIMNEARKMRVDDRIKVAGSPLKEIKRAIAVQRTNTNLLQELQVAVKEYVDSAAYQQVYTKWYGQPTHFLTPRRMLTILVGGLAGGLVVAWIWQYRLQKRLAKQMAARIAEQTESIKLNFPRFSKAI comes from the coding sequence GTGATGCGGAAATCTTTTATCCTGCACCGCAACAAGACGACTGGTATTAGAAAAATGATAACATCCGGAGGCGGAGTGATATTCGAAAAAAAGCGTGTACATAAATGTATGCAGTCCATTTATCCGAAGTGCATACCGCTTGTTCTGGCTATTTTTTCACTCTCTGGAATGAGCGTTACCGCCGCTGCGCTGACGGAATTAAAAGCGGCTGTACCGGCACATTTCCCACCAGAATACATGCTCGGCAATGACGGGCTGCCTAAGGGATTTGCCATCGATACCATGGACGCGATTGCCGCTCTGGCAGGATACAAAATGGTCTATGTGGTCAAAGATAACTGGGCCGGCACACAGCAGGCTCTGAGAGAGGGCGACGTAGACCTCATTCCGAATATGGGAATCACCGAACAACGCAAAGAATATGCCACGTTTACCGATACGGTAGAAACGTTCCCTGTCTCCATTTTCATACGTGCCAATCAGTTCAATATTCATAATGCAGAGAACTTAGCCGGACATGCTGTTGCGGTGGATCGTTTCAACGTCGGCTATGCTTTGATGAAAGACAGGAACGATATAGACCTTGTCGTCGTTACGGACTGGCGGGAAGGCCTGTTTAAACTGCTCGCAGGGCAAGTCGATGCACTGATCTATCCACATCCGGTCATTATGAATGAAGCACGTAAAATGCGCGTGGATGATCGAATCAAAGTGGCTGGATCACCGCTCAAAGAAATCAAGCGGGCTATTGCGGTTCAGCGTACAAATACAAACCTGTTACAAGAATTACAAGTTGCTGTAAAAGAGTATGTAGACTCAGCAGCCTACCAGCAGGTCTACACCAAATGGTATGGACAGCCGACGCATTTTCTCACCCCTCGGCGCATGCTCACCATTCTCGTCGGCGGCTTAGCGGGTGGTTTAGTGGTGGCATGGATTTGGCAATATCGGCTTCAAAAACGTCTTGCGAAGCAAATGGCAGCCAGAATTGCAGAGCAAACTGAATCCATTAAACTAAACTTTCCCCGTTTTTCCAAAGCAATCTGA